From the genome of Musa acuminata AAA Group cultivar baxijiao unplaced genomic scaffold, Cavendish_Baxijiao_AAA HiC_scaffold_979, whole genome shotgun sequence:
AAATAAAGGTTAAGCAAAAAGTTATTTCTTTGGACCAGCAAAATGCATTGAAGTTCAAATGATAAAATTCTATTAGTGGTCCTACCATTGACAGTGCGGCCTGAAGCTGACAATATATTGTTTCTGCTATAGAATTATCATCATTCACAATAGAGATCCTCGGGGCATCCACAAGCATGTTCTTCTCCATAACTGTAAGGTCATTACAAATTTCTTTAGATCCAACAATGCTTGTCATAATCTGACTGTGGCTGTTCCCTGGAGATGTTTGACAGATTGAGCTATCAGAACCAGATTTCAGATCATCATATTGTTTCCTCTTGTGTTGAACTTCAAACCTAGATTGTGTTATCTGCATCTGCTTTGGTTTCCCATTTCTCTCTTGAGGTGTTATAGAAATTGCTGGTATTTTTTGTACAGGATTTGGGTGTACTGATGGATCAGCTTTACCTCTATCACAACTAGAAATAGGTTTCTTTTGGTTTCTCTGAGCATGACGATATCCAAAAGCAGAACTTGAATGCCTCCAAGGATCTAAATGACAGAATTGACAGctagaaaaatattcttttttactGTGTTCAGCACAAACATCTGAGCCTCCTTCAATGGCAGGAAAGGGATATGAAGGATATCCAGAATCACTGGATATAATGTCATTGCAGGTACCAACACAAACAACAGATTCCTCATCACTAGCTTTCCTTTGCAGGCTGCTATCTGATGACTGATAGGATTGTGGAGTAACACAAGAGGAATCATGGAATTGATGGCTTGGACTTTGTTGGTTTTTAATGTCATAAGACCAGGGACCTGTCAACTCTTGGGACATTATTTTCTTGCTcttttcctcttccttttcccAATATGTCAACAAACTTTCATGCTCATCTACCTACAAAGATAGTTAACAATAGCACTAAGTGGAATTCATTGATAAATCACCTAACAAATATCTTCCAAAGAAAGCAAGCCTCAAAAAAGGTATAAAATATCATACAGGAGTAAATCATTGTAGTGATAAATTATGCAGAGAAAAAGAATCAGGTTTACAAATGACATATGCAAGAAACTTACAGAATGTATACCATACAAAATAAGTATGATTTTATGCTGCATGCTACCCAAATATCACTGAAATATCTTCTCATTGAGCAcatgtattaaaatattttacctaCAATTTAAAGAGGTGCTCAAGAATACATGAAACATAGAAAGAACTGATCAAAATTGAGCAATAATCAGCACTATTCTGCTTCATCAGCTGGCGAAAAGGATTTCAGCTACTTAAATATTAAGAAGAAGATATAATGGCAACTTGTCGAGTTCTCTGGCAATTTAACTTCAACTTAATTCTATTGAGTTCTTTTTACTTATCTTTAAATAAGAATGCTGAATATTATAAAGCTCAATCAAGATAATGTTtaagtagaaaaataaaataaattctatCGAGTTCTTTTTACTTATCTTTAGATAAGAATGTTGAAGATTATAAAGCTCAATCAACAAAATGTTTAAGtagaaaaatgaaataaattgatcTCTTAAAGTCAAGAGCATCCAGATGAAAATGTATGGAAATCCTATTCTTAAGGATGCTTGGCTGTTTGGCTACTTTACACTAGAACATATGGCTGGTCagattttgggaaaaaaaaaaacccataagTGAAGATGTGGTAGGTAAAGAAAAGACGGTGAAAAAGGAGTTTTAATTGAAACCAAGAATTTTAATTCCAACCACATCAGTTGGTATGAATTGGTATTTACCAATCCGATGTCCAATTGGTATGTGGACAAGGCAAGATCCGGTTCTATACTGGCATACAGTCTAGTACAGTTACTGCACCAGGCATACCACCCACCTGATAATGTACCAGTACCGATTCGCTCTCATATCTAATCTGGATCTAAACATGGACGTAATTCAGCTTCATGTGATGTTTAAGCCATCTCAGCTAATCTCCATAAATGCATTGGTTCTACTTATGGGTTGAATTAGTGGTCTAAGGCATATGTGGGCAAGTTTCACTTAAACAACGTGTATGTTTAGCATAACCCCTACTCATGTAGATTTGGTATCAGCCTTAGTCATGAATGTACTTTTTAACACAGATTGAATATAACATCCAGTAAGTCTTGATAATAGTAATCCAGAAGATTAATTAAGTACAGATGATGCCAAATGCTAAGATAGGACTACAGAACAAGGAGTTGATATTGACACATATTACCATTGATGTGCTCTAAATTTAGTTTTGTAAAGCACATGGAAATCCAATATGCCAATGGTATACCACCTGAATGAAAATCTGTGATCCATCCATAGTTAAAGCCAATCAATAGAAGTACTTGTTATTAGAAGCAAGGTTCCTAATTTTACCCTGTCCAGTATGTGTCAGGTAGTCCAATCTGTTTCATTCTTTTGTGTTCTTTATTAGGGTTAAACAGAAATGCACCCATTCCTCTCTCGCTTGTGCACCTATCTTTGAGTGGTTCGTATAGCTAGCCATGAGATACAGGTACTCTGAATTGCTTGTCAAATACATGACAGATAATTTTTCAAAGTTTCTGATTCTTTCAATATGATAGAATACTAGGATACTCAAACGACATGTTGTTGATGCTTCTGAAGAGAATTCTATTCTTTTCTACATGTTGTTGGACTTGGTCATATGATTAGATATACTAATCTATCATTTGAATTACAATCAAGAATATTGAAATTAACATAATGATTATCATTTGCTCATGGAAACAAACTTTATACTTGAAGGGGTAAGGCCATGGATGTTGGCCTTACCCAACTCTACATTTGCAGGAGCATCGTGCACTGGACTGCCctttttatctttaatttttcgAAGTTCTTGTTGTCCTCACATTCTTGTAGTACTATGTCAGAGAAACAATTTGTTTAAATGAAAGTATTTTTTCTGTTGAACATCATGTACAAATGGTGGTGTTAAAAATTTCATTGTCTGACATTTTTGTTAGAGCCTGTTTCTCAGTTCAAAGGTCTCCGGTTCAAGTCCATGTAAGAGCATCTTGTACAGAGTTTATTGTAATGAAATAATATTAATTTCAAAAGATCTTCTTACAGATGTTGTGGCATG
Proteins encoded in this window:
- the LOC135665308 gene encoding protein LNK2-like, producing MEFLPSDAISNEDSFMVHKSYSFSTRSTVQLDTKPEISANERDDKASDSLLDCDWDSIEDFDLDAVFRSDSIDHFFGDDMMDVSDGLFSPSDHLISGITEFVPVPDAALCKEELSDKEFSSLRLDEGCDAKGNVSQRSQVDEHESLLTYWEKEEEKSKKIMSQELTGPWSYDIKNQQSPSHQFHDSSCVTPQSYQSSDSSLQRKASDEESVVCVGTCNDIISSDSGYPSYPFPAIEGGSDVCAEHSKKEYFSSCQFCHLDPWRHSSSAFGYRHAQRNQKKPISSCDRGKADPSVHPNPVQKIPAISITPQERNGKPKQMQITQSRFEVQHKRKQYDDLKSGSDSSICQTSPGNSHSQIMTSIVGSKEICNDLTVMEKNMLVDAPRISIVNDDNSIAETIYCQLQAALSMLDNRLKFCIRDSIFRLAKSATERHNITDRNGTNKDNVERNAAANGESDNKCRSRNLSASETGTNPVDRIVAQLLFHRPSKLSS